A portion of the Bacillus sp. es.034 genome contains these proteins:
- a CDS encoding YpbS family protein codes for MSVHKEISKHSNMQNQLVQQFMKLDERREKAIDEAVQLCSAGKPFTTDHINQVTNEINILARRGVVPQRKLVTTEMVEEYVARLK; via the coding sequence ATGAGTGTGCACAAAGAAATTTCCAAGCATTCCAACATGCAAAATCAGCTTGTTCAGCAATTTATGAAACTGGATGAGCGCAGAGAAAAAGCAATTGACGAAGCTGTTCAGCTTTGTTCTGCCGGAAAACCTTTTACAACGGATCACATTAATCAAGTAACAAATGAAATCAATATTTTGGCAAGACGCGGGGTAGTTCCGCAAAGAAAGCTTGTGACAACGGAAATGGTTGAGGAATATGTCGCGAGACTAAAATAA
- a CDS encoding divergent polysaccharide deacetylase family protein has product MSVSARNILPLPAHQNELAIVIDDLGNDMKGTAEILSLPVTLTIAVMPFLPTTKTDAEKAHSSGHEVIVHLPMEPVSGKASWLGPGAITTTLSDVEIRKRVEQALEEVPYAVGVNHHMGSKATADERVMRIVLGICKERGLFYLDSKTTGKSVIPKLAKELGVPYLENELFFDDVYTIQHIGKQARLLSKALDRDDATIAIGHVGVTGMKVATMLKEFLPLYEKKASIVPLSDLIPEYHLIDESMP; this is encoded by the coding sequence ATGTCCGTTTCAGCAAGAAACATCCTTCCCCTGCCGGCACATCAGAATGAACTCGCGATTGTGATCGATGATTTAGGAAATGACATGAAAGGGACAGCGGAAATCCTGAGCCTTCCCGTCACTTTGACGATTGCGGTCATGCCTTTTCTTCCAACGACCAAGACAGATGCGGAAAAAGCCCATAGTAGTGGACATGAGGTCATCGTCCACCTTCCTATGGAACCGGTGTCAGGGAAAGCGAGCTGGCTCGGGCCTGGGGCCATCACGACTACCCTGTCCGATGTAGAAATCAGGAAGAGAGTAGAGCAAGCCCTGGAAGAGGTCCCTTATGCAGTGGGAGTCAATCATCATATGGGATCAAAGGCAACCGCCGATGAGCGGGTCATGAGGATTGTTCTGGGCATATGCAAGGAAAGGGGTTTATTTTATCTGGATAGTAAAACAACAGGTAAGAGTGTCATTCCAAAGCTTGCAAAGGAATTGGGCGTCCCATACCTTGAAAACGAATTATTCTTTGATGATGTCTACACGATTCAGCACATAGGGAAACAGGCGAGACTCCTTTCAAAGGCACTGGATCGTGATGATGCCACCATCGCGATCGGACATGTAGGGGTTACAGGCATGAAGGTGGCCACCATGTTAAAAGAATTTCTTCCCCTTTATGAGAAAAAAGCGTCAATCGTGCCACTGTCCGATCTTATACCGGAATATCATTTGATTGATGAGAGCATGCCTTGA
- a CDS encoding MFS transporter, with amino-acid sequence MERNVRNQIFTLQGFYLLTFFGVGSLYPLLSVYLSESVGLNGYQIGTIMSVGPIMMIFFQPIWGMVSDTTNKPTVVLGLTSLVAGVFALGYLFMDVYYGLLIVAILVAIFQSAIIPVSDSISLKYTSKVRYNYGNIRLFGSLGFGIAVFIMGRLSEGFIGPTIIFYSFFICLVLSGFLSFRFPKERAAAKLDLKAGMKELFTMKKFLIFLAVTFLVFGPNLANNVYFGLFVEDSGGTYAGIGLAFLIAVLSEVPFMRIAGGWIDKFGLLTVAALAGAASMIRWLFYFTEPSLWLVYSSAVMQGLAIGLFIPAGLRYIKEITPAHITATAVTVYSAIGNGLGNWFSTFVGGFIYETYSIYTVYLFFAVLSLLGIFLCFVLMKEEKKNALAY; translated from the coding sequence GTGGAAAGAAATGTGCGAAATCAAATTTTTACGTTACAAGGATTTTATCTATTAACCTTCTTCGGGGTTGGCAGTTTATATCCTTTACTCAGTGTGTATTTGAGCGAAAGTGTGGGGTTGAATGGGTATCAGATCGGTACCATCATGTCTGTCGGCCCGATCATGATGATTTTCTTCCAACCGATATGGGGGATGGTCAGTGACACAACCAATAAGCCGACTGTCGTGTTAGGGTTGACCTCCTTAGTGGCAGGGGTCTTTGCTCTTGGTTATTTATTCATGGATGTTTACTATGGACTATTAATAGTCGCGATTTTAGTTGCGATCTTCCAAAGCGCCATCATCCCCGTATCCGACAGCATCAGCTTGAAGTATACAAGTAAAGTCCGTTATAACTACGGAAATATTCGGTTGTTCGGCTCACTGGGGTTCGGGATTGCCGTGTTCATCATGGGGAGGCTTTCAGAAGGATTTATCGGACCGACGATCATTTTCTACTCGTTCTTTATCTGCCTGGTCCTTTCGGGATTCCTATCCTTCCGTTTTCCTAAAGAGAGAGCGGCAGCAAAGCTTGATCTGAAAGCCGGAATGAAGGAATTATTCACGATGAAAAAATTTCTGATCTTCCTGGCCGTCACGTTCCTGGTGTTTGGCCCGAATTTAGCCAACAACGTGTATTTCGGCTTATTTGTAGAAGATTCAGGTGGTACGTACGCCGGAATCGGCCTTGCATTTCTGATTGCCGTCCTATCAGAAGTACCGTTTATGAGAATCGCGGGAGGTTGGATTGATAAGTTCGGTCTCTTGACCGTAGCAGCGCTGGCAGGTGCTGCATCCATGATCCGCTGGCTATTTTACTTCACGGAACCAAGTCTATGGCTGGTTTATTCTTCAGCAGTGATGCAGGGTCTTGCCATCGGATTATTCATTCCTGCAGGGCTCCGCTATATTAAAGAAATCACGCCGGCACATATTACAGCTACTGCCGTCACCGTCTATTCCGCCATCGGAAATGGCCTCGGGAATTGGTTCAGTACCTTCGTGGGAGGCTTCATCTATGAAACCTATTCCATCTACACGGTATACCTCTTCTTCGCAGTCCTGTCACTCCTTGGCATCTTCCTCTGCTTCGTCCTCATGAAAGAAGAAAAGAAGAATGCACTAGCTTACTAA
- a CDS encoding EAL domain-containing protein — MNIFTIFQDDFIYHDFQPLYDMGEHRTLYAYEGLLRNKYNENPESVFQSAMKANILYKLDTLSISKALESFSENGIGDCKLFLNIYITTILHPSFHTYFSDLMDRHPDMKGRLVLEINESSAEELWQNPLLKESLKELKQFGVWYAIDDFGQGTSSIKKSIEYEPEIIKLDRYFAMNLAEDEKKQRFLSFFSQFYGNDTLIVLEGIETKQDMQVAREIGITIGQGFYLGKPSRLLA; from the coding sequence ATGAACATCTTTACTATTTTCCAAGACGACTTTATCTACCATGATTTTCAGCCATTGTATGATATGGGTGAACATCGAACCCTCTATGCATATGAGGGTCTTTTGCGAAATAAGTATAATGAAAATCCCGAAAGTGTATTTCAATCGGCCATGAAGGCCAATATCTTGTACAAACTGGATACGCTGTCCATCTCAAAAGCCCTTGAAAGTTTTTCGGAAAACGGGATCGGGGACTGTAAACTGTTTCTCAATATTTATATCACTACGATCTTGCACCCGAGCTTTCACACCTATTTTTCCGATCTTATGGACCGCCATCCCGACATGAAGGGGCGGCTTGTGCTTGAAATCAATGAATCCAGTGCGGAAGAGCTTTGGCAGAATCCGTTGTTAAAAGAGTCATTGAAGGAACTGAAGCAATTTGGTGTCTGGTATGCGATTGATGATTTCGGGCAGGGGACGTCGTCCATCAAGAAATCCATTGAATATGAACCGGAAATCATCAAGCTTGACCGCTATTTTGCCATGAACCTGGCAGAGGATGAAAAGAAACAGCGGTTCCTCTCTTTTTTCAGCCAATTCTACGGAAATGATACGTTGATTGTCTTAGAGGGAATCGAAACAAAACAGGATATGCAGGTGGCAAGGGAAATCGGGATAACGATTGGACAGGGCTTTTATTTAGGAAAGCCGAGCCGGTTATTGGCTTAA
- a CDS encoding DNA-3-methyladenine glycosylase gives MSDTPMPPSFYEQPTLELAKSLLGCVLVKETEEGIASGYIVETEAYMGPIDRAAHSFGNRRTKRTEVMFHEAGRIYTYVMHTHCLVNVVSGEREKPEAILIRAVEPLHGQELMEARRPGHVKKNWTNGPGKLTKALGITMDDYGGSYLQPPLMITEGYHPENISSGKRIGIDNSGEARDYPWRFWVSGNPFVSR, from the coding sequence ATGAGCGATACACCAATGCCCCCCTCCTTTTACGAGCAGCCGACTCTCGAACTTGCCAAGTCCCTGTTGGGATGCGTGTTAGTGAAAGAAACGGAGGAGGGAATCGCTTCAGGTTATATTGTGGAAACAGAAGCATACATGGGGCCGATCGACAGGGCCGCCCACAGTTTCGGAAACAGGCGCACGAAGCGGACGGAAGTGATGTTCCATGAAGCTGGGCGCATCTATACATATGTCATGCATACTCACTGTCTGGTCAACGTAGTGAGCGGTGAAAGGGAGAAGCCTGAAGCGATCCTCATCAGAGCCGTCGAGCCTCTCCATGGGCAGGAGCTTATGGAAGCGAGGCGCCCCGGTCATGTGAAGAAGAATTGGACCAATGGGCCGGGAAAGTTGACGAAGGCTCTAGGCATTACAATGGACGATTATGGGGGGAGTTATTTACAACCGCCGCTCATGATTACAGAGGGGTATCACCCTGAAAACATTTCGTCAGGAAAACGAATTGGGATCGATAACTCGGGAGAAGCCAGGGATTACCCATGGCGGTTCTGGGTTAGTGGCAATCCATTTGTTTCAAGATAG
- a CDS encoding ABC transporter permease subunit, which yields MKYLKFPIRFIFYYILGLIGILAVSIAPEVFKERGLYNVVGYLEEFIKFIFVFMDGANWSYSYKGITVDFLDMLWGPYLYSLQIIGGALGIGLAIAFILTVFTVFLPRPITSALKKALNLLETVPDLMFAFMLQLLIVYVFKYFGVELMNFTEFGEEKIYLAPMITLSIIPMISFFRILIFIMEEELLKPHIEFAQSKGMSRGRILFSHVLKNISPSLFYHGKLIIWGMLSSLFIIETIFNMRGITYYIIQDFRPMVIAISLIMIYTPFFIVYQGVYLWINHESSEDHTKYKRDKTRWTEWKIWGFLSTIRRLWWQHMYNGKFAAGFSVIFGLIAVSFLYSALKEEPIKQVQFMKNDEGRIISAPPHKPFGDMILGSDFFGYSILDQLIVGAKYTLLFALIVASLRVIGGFYLGIAYHFHLKESRKNWLDRTVDSIHFLPLSLIAYLLLRPVLWGLPVLGWDHSIFERLVFEAVVLTILVLPLTTVLIGNELKLIGKQDFVLSAKLLGGSNKHLLWTHLFPHLAPRLFIIWGQQFIQTLLILVHLGLFHLFLGGTIITGGLVPDPPKSGTFEWSGLISSTKNSLMTGKYWIVIAPLVAFMIAIIAMQLIVQGVKEIQQTKVGVLVNNKPIKTKRKAVKKKTNRPAVEDFQFVRQQTFKG from the coding sequence ATGAAATATCTCAAGTTTCCGATCAGGTTCATCTTTTACTATATTCTCGGTCTAATTGGGATTCTGGCCGTGAGTATTGCTCCAGAAGTGTTCAAGGAGAGAGGGTTATATAATGTTGTAGGCTACTTGGAGGAGTTTATTAAGTTCATCTTTGTATTCATGGATGGGGCCAATTGGAGTTATTCCTACAAGGGGATTACCGTCGATTTCCTCGATATGCTTTGGGGACCTTACCTGTATTCACTGCAAATTATCGGTGGGGCCTTGGGCATAGGGCTTGCTATTGCCTTTATTCTTACCGTCTTCACCGTCTTTTTACCCCGACCGATCACATCGGCTCTGAAGAAAGCATTGAATCTCCTGGAGACGGTGCCTGATTTAATGTTCGCGTTCATGCTCCAACTTCTGATTGTCTATGTATTTAAATATTTTGGTGTGGAACTGATGAATTTTACAGAGTTCGGAGAGGAGAAGATCTATCTTGCCCCGATGATTACGCTGTCCATCATTCCGATGATCTCCTTCTTCCGTATCCTCATTTTCATAATGGAAGAAGAGTTATTGAAGCCTCACATTGAATTTGCCCAGAGTAAGGGGATGTCGAGGGGTCGTATCCTTTTTTCACATGTTTTGAAAAATATTTCGCCAAGCCTTTTCTATCATGGAAAGCTGATCATATGGGGGATGCTGTCCAGTTTATTCATCATTGAAACCATTTTTAACATGAGAGGAATCACCTATTATATCATACAGGATTTCAGACCGATGGTGATTGCGATCTCACTAATTATGATTTACACACCTTTTTTCATCGTGTACCAAGGTGTTTATCTGTGGATCAATCACGAAAGCAGCGAAGATCATACGAAATATAAGCGGGATAAAACAAGATGGACGGAATGGAAGATATGGGGCTTTCTTTCAACCATTCGCAGGTTATGGTGGCAGCATATGTATAATGGCAAGTTCGCCGCCGGATTCAGTGTGATATTTGGCTTGATTGCCGTCAGTTTCCTCTATTCAGCGTTAAAAGAAGAGCCGATCAAACAAGTTCAATTCATGAAAAATGACGAAGGCCGGATCATCAGTGCCCCTCCTCATAAACCATTTGGGGACATGATTCTCGGGTCCGATTTCTTCGGTTACAGTATTCTCGATCAGCTTATCGTAGGGGCCAAGTATACCCTGTTGTTTGCTTTGATTGTTGCTTCACTTCGGGTGATCGGCGGCTTCTATCTTGGTATTGCTTATCATTTCCATTTGAAAGAAAGCAGGAAGAACTGGCTTGACCGGACGGTGGATTCCATTCACTTTCTCCCTTTAAGTCTAATCGCTTATCTCTTATTAAGACCGGTCCTTTGGGGGCTGCCTGTGTTAGGATGGGATCACTCAATCTTTGAAAGACTGGTGTTCGAAGCCGTTGTCTTAACGATCCTTGTACTGCCGTTGACCACTGTGTTAATCGGAAATGAACTGAAACTAATAGGGAAGCAGGATTTTGTCCTGTCTGCGAAGCTTCTTGGAGGGAGTAACAAGCACCTGCTTTGGACGCATCTCTTCCCTCACCTGGCTCCAAGGCTGTTTATTATATGGGGACAGCAATTCATCCAGACGCTTCTTATCCTCGTCCATCTCGGATTATTTCATCTTTTCCTGGGAGGTACGATCATAACAGGCGGTCTGGTCCCGGATCCGCCGAAGTCAGGAACATTTGAATGGTCCGGCCTGATCAGTTCGACGAAGAATTCCCTTATGACAGGCAAGTACTGGATTGTTATTGCCCCACTCGTTGCCTTCATGATCGCGATCATCGCCATGCAGCTGATTGTTCAGGGAGTGAAGGAAATCCAGCAAACGAAAGTCGGGGTGCTGGTGAACAATAAACCGATCAAGACGAAACGCAAAGCAGTTAAAAAGAAAACCAACCGTCCAGCGGTGGAAGACTTTCAATTTGTCCGACAGCAAACCTTTAAAGGATAA
- a CDS encoding DUF2187 family protein, which yields MENTFVYSKENANLGDTIQFKRKKHVINGVVTTLRENTVIVKMDREIAKKLDLPDDQTVVAHKNYVVTERAENDTQPVFVYDGWNSALKA from the coding sequence ATGGAAAATACATTCGTTTACTCAAAAGAGAATGCAAACCTTGGGGATACGATTCAATTTAAAAGAAAGAAACATGTTATCAACGGTGTCGTCACGACCTTAAGAGAAAATACCGTCATCGTCAAAATGGATAGGGAAATTGCGAAGAAACTGGATTTACCTGATGATCAAACGGTCGTAGCACATAAAAACTATGTGGTGACAGAGCGAGCAGAAAACGATACACAGCCTGTATTTGTTTATGATGGGTGGAATAGCGCATTAAAAGCCTAA
- a CDS encoding helix-hairpin-helix domain-containing protein — MVSRKSPKLPLTDQERSALRRAKIRLGDIHELSPEILREKLNITMERSRYLIGMSIFQRIPSIGPNMAHNVVEDLGFYTLEEIKEEKGEDLIIDLEKKYGVWMDPCVEDSLRCVIHHANHPESSKNWWDFTTERKTYRQTHGYPGDRPTKAWDQ, encoded by the coding sequence ATGGTGAGCAGAAAAAGTCCGAAACTTCCATTGACTGATCAGGAGAGGTCTGCCCTCCGCAGAGCCAAGATACGACTTGGGGATATACATGAATTATCTCCTGAAATTCTCCGGGAGAAACTAAACATTACGATGGAAAGATCCCGTTATTTAATCGGCATGTCCATTTTTCAACGGATCCCTTCCATAGGACCCAACATGGCTCATAATGTTGTAGAAGATCTTGGATTTTATACCCTTGAAGAAATAAAGGAAGAAAAGGGGGAAGACCTTATCATCGACTTAGAAAAGAAGTACGGTGTTTGGATGGACCCATGCGTAGAAGACTCCCTCAGATGTGTCATCCACCACGCCAATCACCCGGAAAGCAGCAAGAACTGGTGGGACTTCACAACAGAAAGAAAAACATATCGCCAAACCCACGGCTACCCCGGTGACCGTCCCACCAAAGCCTGGGATCAATAG
- a CDS encoding Na+/H+ antiporter NhaC family protein, producing MNQEKGNLLALLPLIIFVSLFLGAGILSGDFYAFPVLVSIIIAAVVALAMNRKESLTSKVERFAKGAGHPDIMIMVFIFLLAGAFSGVAEKMGAVDSTVNFALSVLPGNLIMVGLFIIAAFISLSMGTSMGTIAALAPIGVGISSGADISMPLAMATVIGGAMFGDNLSFISDTTIAAVRTQKTEMKDKFKVNFFIVLPAAIITMVILFILTMGTPSSVEAGSFNWVKIIPYLGVIIGALAGLNVFVVLIGGVVLAGIIGFADGSFTPSSYFGSVADGMTGMAEIVILSILIGGVVELIRHNGGIQAILYHATRKIKSPQGAQLATAGLVSSTNLCTANNTISIIIAGPLAKTLSDKFGVDARKSASILDIFSCAVQGLIPYGAQALLVAEVAGISPVSIIPYAFYPVLIAVCGLIAIQFALPKFTRRSVADGDPVRSS from the coding sequence ATGAACCAAGAAAAAGGTAATTTACTGGCTTTATTGCCCTTGATCATATTTGTTTCCCTGTTCCTCGGAGCAGGAATTCTTTCAGGAGATTTTTATGCATTCCCTGTTCTCGTATCCATCATTATTGCCGCGGTTGTTGCCCTGGCGATGAATCGTAAAGAATCGTTAACCTCTAAGGTTGAACGGTTTGCAAAAGGTGCCGGACATCCGGATATCATGATCATGGTCTTTATCTTCCTGTTAGCCGGTGCGTTTTCCGGTGTAGCAGAAAAGATGGGGGCCGTTGATTCGACCGTCAACTTCGCCCTATCGGTGCTTCCTGGTAATCTAATCATGGTTGGATTATTCATCATCGCCGCTTTCATTTCCCTATCAATGGGGACATCCATGGGGACAATCGCAGCACTTGCCCCGATCGGAGTGGGCATCAGTTCAGGAGCAGATATTTCAATGCCCCTTGCTATGGCCACCGTTATTGGAGGAGCGATGTTCGGGGATAACTTATCGTTCATCTCGGATACAACGATTGCAGCCGTACGTACACAGAAAACGGAAATGAAGGACAAGTTCAAGGTGAATTTCTTCATTGTATTACCGGCAGCTATCATTACCATGGTGATCCTTTTTATCCTTACGATGGGGACTCCATCCTCTGTAGAAGCAGGAAGCTTTAATTGGGTTAAAATCATCCCTTACCTTGGAGTCATCATTGGGGCCCTTGCAGGATTGAACGTATTTGTCGTTCTAATCGGCGGAGTCGTGTTGGCAGGAATTATCGGATTTGCTGATGGAAGCTTTACCCCATCAAGTTACTTTGGCAGTGTAGCAGACGGGATGACGGGCATGGCAGAGATTGTGATCCTGTCCATCCTGATCGGTGGAGTCGTCGAACTTATTCGTCATAATGGTGGGATTCAAGCAATCCTTTATCATGCCACCCGTAAGATCAAATCTCCTCAAGGAGCACAGCTTGCTACAGCAGGATTAGTCAGTTCGACGAATCTTTGCACAGCCAATAACACGATTTCCATTATCATCGCAGGACCACTGGCCAAAACGCTCAGCGATAAGTTTGGCGTAGATGCCCGTAAGTCAGCCAGCATCCTCGATATTTTCTCTTGTGCCGTTCAAGGGTTGATCCCATATGGTGCACAGGCACTGTTAGTGGCAGAAGTAGCCGGCATATCACCGGTCAGCATCATCCCATATGCCTTCTATCCTGTCCTGATTGCCGTTTGCGGACTGATTGCGATTCAATTCGCCCTTCCGAAATTCACCCGGAGATCCGTTGCTGATGGAGATCCGGTCCGTTCTTCTTAA
- the cls gene encoding cardiolipin synthase, which translates to MSILSALLGVLFFLNLILAAVIIFLERKDAGATWAWLMVLFFIPFLGFILYLVFGQNLSRKRLFDWEDMKKIGIEGLIHNQIRSLKEHRFPFKNEIAYRYQDLIYMHLINNEALLTQDNEVSFFTHGEDKFEALLEDIEAAEDHIHIQYYIFKKDQLGKRILKKLTEKAKKGVKVRVLYDEMGSRRTRRGFFKGLLSSGGEVEVFFPSKIPFINLRLNYRNHRKLVIIDGKVGYVGGFNIGDEYLGLNPKFGYWRDTHLRIAGSSALAMQTRFILDWNQASRSKKIAYDLRYFPPPSFTGDAGVQIVTCGPDSEWEQIKNGYIKMISSAKESIYIQTPYFIPDVSLLDSLRIASLTGVDVRIMIPNKPDHLFVYWATYSYIGELLKAGAKIYIYDNGFIHAKTIVVDEVISSVGTANIDVRSFRLNFEVNAFLYDQALSENLGVVFRNDIEKSRELTLEDYHQRPWTIKVKESISRLLSPIL; encoded by the coding sequence ATGAGTATCCTATCTGCTCTTCTAGGGGTATTATTTTTTCTTAACCTGATCCTTGCCGCTGTCATTATATTCTTAGAGCGGAAAGATGCGGGAGCGACCTGGGCCTGGCTGATGGTATTGTTCTTCATTCCATTTCTTGGGTTCATCCTCTATCTGGTATTCGGGCAGAACTTGAGCAGGAAAAGGTTATTTGATTGGGAGGATATGAAGAAGATCGGAATTGAAGGCTTGATTCACAATCAGATTCGATCCTTGAAGGAACATCGTTTTCCTTTTAAAAATGAAATCGCCTATCGTTATCAGGATCTTATTTATATGCATCTGATCAATAATGAGGCTCTACTGACCCAGGATAATGAGGTCAGCTTTTTCACACACGGAGAAGACAAGTTTGAAGCGCTGTTAGAAGACATCGAGGCAGCAGAGGATCATATTCATATACAATATTATATTTTCAAAAAAGATCAGTTAGGTAAGCGCATCTTGAAGAAGCTCACGGAAAAAGCTAAGAAAGGCGTAAAGGTCAGGGTCTTATACGATGAAATGGGGTCCCGGCGAACGAGGCGGGGATTCTTTAAAGGCCTCCTCTCTTCCGGTGGGGAGGTAGAAGTGTTTTTCCCTTCGAAGATCCCCTTTATCAACCTCCGCTTAAACTATCGAAATCACAGAAAGCTCGTGATCATTGATGGGAAAGTTGGCTATGTAGGCGGATTCAATATCGGGGATGAATACCTGGGCTTGAACCCGAAGTTCGGTTATTGGAGGGATACTCACCTCAGAATTGCCGGCAGCTCTGCACTTGCCATGCAGACACGGTTCATCCTCGATTGGAATCAGGCAAGCCGATCGAAGAAGATTGCCTATGATCTGCGATACTTTCCCCCGCCTTCTTTCACGGGGGATGCAGGGGTTCAGATTGTCACATGCGGCCCCGACTCGGAATGGGAGCAGATAAAGAACGGCTATATCAAAATGATTTCATCTGCCAAGGAATCCATCTACATCCAGACCCCTTATTTCATTCCAGACGTCAGTCTCCTCGATTCTTTGAGGATTGCTTCTCTTACAGGAGTCGATGTCCGGATCATGATCCCGAATAAACCGGACCATTTATTCGTCTATTGGGCGACGTATTCCTATATCGGGGAGCTCCTGAAAGCCGGAGCGAAGATTTATATTTATGATAATGGATTTATTCATGCCAAAACGATTGTCGTCGATGAGGTCATTTCTTCTGTAGGTACAGCCAATATCGATGTACGAAGCTTTCGTTTAAACTTCGAGGTCAATGCCTTTTTATATGATCAGGCACTCTCTGAAAATCTGGGAGTGGTGTTTAGAAACGACATTGAAAAGAGCAGGGAATTAACATTGGAAGACTATCATCAAAGACCTTGGACGATCAAAGTGAAGGAATCCATATCGCGTCTGTTGTCCCCCATCTTATAG
- a CDS encoding (S)-benzoin forming benzil reductase, with amino-acid sequence MDYAIVTGATRGLGESVARLFIEKGIGILNISRSDNDSLQKLAREKEVSYEFFPCDLSQSGQTEAVFREVGTKVFGSEAEKIYVVQNAGVVTPINTSGEVENEALETSVHVNLLSPMIATNELLKAAKGSESKMVMVNISSGAGSRPVYGWSTYCATKAGVNMLTETVSLELSNTHSRHQVIAFSPGVMDTDMQGEIRSSSKEAFAEVESFQRYKEEGMLRSTDTVADALVTLITKTDIESGKLYHVNDLL; translated from the coding sequence ATGGATTACGCAATCGTGACAGGAGCAACTAGGGGCTTAGGGGAGTCCGTCGCCAGGCTCTTTATTGAAAAAGGCATTGGCATTCTCAATATATCCCGTTCGGATAATGACAGCTTACAAAAGCTTGCACGTGAAAAAGAAGTGTCGTATGAATTCTTTCCCTGTGATCTATCTCAATCGGGACAAACAGAAGCGGTTTTCCGCGAAGTAGGGACAAAGGTATTTGGATCTGAAGCCGAGAAGATATATGTCGTTCAAAATGCCGGTGTGGTGACACCGATCAATACGTCGGGTGAAGTGGAAAATGAAGCATTGGAAACGAGTGTGCACGTCAATCTGTTATCACCTATGATCGCCACCAATGAATTGCTCAAAGCAGCCAAAGGCTCTGAATCGAAGATGGTCATGGTTAACATCAGTTCAGGAGCGGGAAGCCGTCCCGTTTATGGCTGGAGTACGTATTGCGCGACTAAGGCGGGAGTCAATATGCTGACAGAAACGGTGAGCCTTGAGCTCTCAAATACGCATAGCCGTCACCAGGTCATCGCTTTCAGTCCTGGAGTGATGGATACGGATATGCAAGGGGAAATCCGCTCGTCCTCCAAAGAGGCCTTTGCCGAGGTTGAATCGTTCCAGCGTTACAAAGAAGAGGGCATGCTCCGAAGCACGGACACGGTAGCGGATGCACTGGTGACTCTCATAACGAAAACCGATATTGAAAGTGGCAAACTGTATCATGTGAATGATTTGTTATAA